In the Arachis ipaensis cultivar K30076 chromosome B04, Araip1.1, whole genome shotgun sequence genome, TGTTCTTTGCTTTTAAAGTATTTCACCAAATTTAAGGAGTCACCTGCTTCAATTAATATCATTTTTGGAATATAATATTAACATAATTgtacaattttttttctaaaaacccAAAGCTTGGCTCCCAACACTTTCATTGCCCAAATACGAGAATGCATATATTTAGTAAAAGTTTCTGCAATAACCATTCGAAAGTAACACATTTCATCCCTCCTTTGTTATACGCCGTGTATATTTTAATAAGTGTTTTTCTTTTGGTGTTGTGAATTCATGATTATTCTCTCTCAAATTTTTTTTCTGCAATTCGTAGttcattttttaataaattattatatgtatCTATGAAAAATATAAACGCTCACAAATGTATTCATCAAACAAAAAAACGACTATTGTATCCATAGAAAATGAATTTCGTGTGACAGAAATGTTCAACTCTAAAAAACTATTCAAAAACCTTAAATTGTCCTTATTTTCACCACTGCTACCACCATACTCactcattctctctctctttctaaaTTTCTTCCAGCTCTCCGGTGAGTGTCCCAATTTCAAAAAtcccatttcaaaatcaaaccacaCTACtaaaaaactagttattacagacagaTATTTTCGACAGATTTTATTCCACAGAAATACAGACAGATTTTGCGAGAGATTTTTTGTCGGAAACAAAGGAAAATGAATTAGTATATACAGATGGAAAagaaaatccgtcgataattctgtcaaaaaaattattttttttcgtaGAAAATAATTACCGACAAAAAATCTGTCTATAATTAAATAAACAGAAACGCtgtgttttattaaattattacggATAGAAAATCTgtctataatttaaaatattccgTCGAAAATATTGAGTTAAATCTGATTTTTTAGGTTTGTTATTATTGTTACATCCTGTTCTTGCTTTTAGTGTTGCTGCTCCTTTCAATGCTGTCACACACTTTAATGTTTTAGTGGCTAATATGAGAAATAGATCAGTGATTGGATATAGTGTAAGTACATAACATTTGGCCACCAAACGCTATCagacatatacatatatatcagATATGAAAAGGAAGTAACGTTTTAAAAACAGAAGATTTTATAATTgagattaattattaaaattattgaaaTACTTGAAACACCGAAACATTTGAAATGCGTGTCCTGTTTTTCTTGCTTAGTACATGAATTTGAATTAGTACATGAATAATTCAGTAAATTAATTTTGTTCACGTATTGgctaataattaatgaataaggAAAATTATTATATACATAATTTTGTTAATGTATGTATGAATTATATGAATATAGGTCTGGGATTCGTTTATCACGGATAGTATTTAGAAAAGAAGCTGTAGATGTTCACTGTTATGGTCAAAGCTTTGACCTCATTCTTATGGACAAGGATATGCCCATCATGAACGGCATTGAGGTAATAAGCTAAGCTATTATAAGCTCATATTTTAAATTTAGACTGTATATATGTTCATAatatttagaaaattaaaatgaaaggTTTTTATTGAAAGAATAAAAGAGCTTAAGCAAATTTTGGGTGCACTCAACCGAAGGCGAACCATGTGTGGCACACTGGATTACCTTCCACCTGAGATGGGTATGTTTTTCACATTAATTACTCTGTCATATATTTATGCACCATTTATCTCTTTCTAATGTATGCTTTTGGGGTTTCAACAGTGGAGAGTATAGAACATGATGCGAGCGTGGATATATGGAGTCTTGGTGTCCTGTGCTATGAGTTTCTATATGGAGTCCCCCCTTTTGAGGCTAAAGAACATTCTGATACTTATAGGAGGTAAGCAGTTTGACATAAAGGGTGGGAAATATAGTTGATGATTGGATTTCCATTGCAACCCAAACAATGGTTTAGACCTTTGCAAAACCGAAGACAAAAATTCTAGGTGTATGTTTGGACTTTGGAAGAAACTGTTTGAATGAACTAGGAAGGAATCTAATGAATTTAGTGTGCTTCAGGCTACTTTGTTCCGATCAATACTGAATAGGAAATCATGTTATGTTGCCATTTTTTTACTTCAAATTTctaatccaaattcaaattcaaatgaaTACATTTATATATTGCAAGATTGTACAAGTGGATCTCAAGTTCCCCCCAAAACCCATTGTGTGTCTTCTGCTGCAAAGGACCTCATCAGTCAGGTTAGTTCATTACTACTTTGCATTATGTTTTGATAAGTTCCTAATACTAAATATTAAACGGTTAGCTAAGTGTGCGCATTTGCCTGATTATTCAGTTGAAGAATGCTAGAGGGtcagcaattttggtgttttgtaaccatcaattggccatcaatagtgtttttaatggtgtgagattacatctaatggtggaaaatcactcacttttgttttgatggttaagtgctggccaaaaaacacaaaagttgctggcccctagacttttcctattcagttttctcttattatttttaCCAAAAGATGCTGGTCAAGGACTCTTCTCAACGTCTACCTTTACACAAACTTCTTGAACACCCTTGGATTGTTTAGAATGTGGAGCCTTCTGGTGTATATAGGGGCTAAAAAAGCCCTATCAAATTCTTTGTAATTTTAGCAGTCATTCTTTGATTGAGAGATTTAAATGGCATACCTTCTTAACTTTTGCCTATTACTTCCTATgtttcaaaataaaggttgttttGTAATCAAAAGCAAGGTTGTTTAAAGGTGGTCATATATTCAAGATTTCTAAATACAttgtgtttatgttttgaattatagttgatgtatggttgttatctattattatagttgatgtattaatacattttgtttatattttcaattatattgacttgcttgtttataataGTACTTTTcctttagtttgataatacgataaacttgtttaaatttatatttattttgcatGAAATCAGGTTTATTTTGTAacgaaaaaaatattaaaaaatgttGTTTTATCTTACTGACgaatttacagacagattttctgttTGTATTCAGATTTAAAAATGCTTTCCCAGGCTCcaattaccgacgaaaaatctTTCGGAAAATCTGACGCTAGTTATCGACGAAAAATCTGTCAAAAAATCGGATGGTCTAAGCGAACTTGTAGTGATGATTACCGaggaaaaatctgtcggtaatggaaaaaaatctgtcggtaaattaCCAATAGAAAATCTGTCAGAAAAACTGACGGTTTTTTTGGCAAAAGGGGGCCATTACCAAGGAAAATTCTGTCGGTAACGGAGAAAAATTTGTCGGTAAATTATCGACGAAAAAAATTCATCGATAAACAATTTTCGACAAGGCTTTTAAGAGGGACAAAATTCGTCAGTAAccaaaaatctgtcggtaaatgaGACCAAATCTGTATGTAAATCCATCTGTAATAAGCAATTTTCTGGTTGTGTCATGATGCAGCATCCCCAAATTCACTTCACCCATTGCAGCCACCACAGGAACCATTGTGACCATAGTAGCAATATCAAGAATTGAACCTTCATCACCACCACCATTCAACAAAAGCCCCTTAAACAGACCACAAATCTCACCAAAAAGCCTATTCTCCAAGCACACAAGCATAATCGAGTTCCACGAAACCAAGTTTCTTCGAGGCATTTTCTCAAAAACCTTGAATGCACTCTCCACAAACCCACACTTACCATGCATAGAAATAAGCGCATTACTCACAAAAGAATAAGAGCACGGTCCTAGCTTCAAAGCAAGTGCATGAAGTGCTTCCCCGAGCTCCACATCCACGAGCCCAGCACAGGCCTTGACACCACACGGCTGCGTGAAATTGTCCGGCAGAAGCCTACCACAGAGACCAATTCAACGAAAAGAAAAATAGCATTGCGGTAGAGCACGTAGCTGCTGAGAAGCGCGTTGTAAAGGAATATGTCCTTCTTGTTGGAAAAATTGTGGAACACTGAGTGTGATTCGGAGGGTGAGGCGCATGTGCGGCGTACATGGTACAAGATCTGAAGGAAGAAGGAACTGAATGAAAGGGTAGGGGAGAAAGAAGGAAGGAGAAAGGGAGGGGATCATCGGCGGGACACTCACCGGAGAGTTGGAAGAAGATttagtgagagagagagagagagagagagagagagagagaaattgagGGAAAGGATTGGGGTCCTCTATAGTCGAGTTTGAGTCTGGTCATGTGACAGACCAATGAGAATTTGCCACGTCACTCATTGTTACAGAGTTAGAGCCGTAAATTATGAATGTTACCTAAACCCATAAATAAGGTTTTCAAATATTAAGAATTATAAAGGAAGGAGGGAAAATgtgttttttttaaaatatatatttgatactttattaaaatcattattttattattttaaataaatttaattatttatttattgtaaattttattattttattatgataaaattaattaatttataattatttatttatttaaaaaaaagataaattaatatatataaacatataaatatataataattaatttaatagatAANNNNNNNNNNNNNNNNNNNNNNNNNNNNNNNNNNNNNNNNNNNNNNNNNNNNNNNNNNNNNNNNNNNNNNNNNNNNNNNNNNNNNNNNNNNNNNNNNNNNNNNNNNNNNNNNNNNNNGTGGAGAGAATGACAATTTAGGGGTTTTGaatagttttttagggttttggtaTTTTTGTCATGCGGAACTCACCTTTTATGGGTACAATGGTCATTTTCTTATTTGATGAATACATTTGTCAGTATTTGTATCTTTATGGGTACATATGATAATTTATTCTTCATTTTTATTGAGTAAGAATATCACCATCACTTCACAACCTGTTCTAGTGGCCCACTTTATGAACATTTCCTTATATAAAAGTTTGTTGTTTATAAATCCTCTCTTCCTTAGATAAAGACTTGTTGTTTCTGGATACTACAAAAAAATGttgattaccgtcggatttattgcCAGAATAACAAAAATAATCCAATGGTAACCAATACAAGAAATTACCGGATTAGCGACTGAGTTAGCAACTGATTTTTCTTGAAAATCAGTCTCTAAACCCTTAACGACCGATTCTGGTAGTCACTAAAATCTTGGTCGCTAATTAGAAAATAGTGACCAACTTTGATTGCAAACCGCTAGCAACCGATTTTAGCAATAGATTTTTGAACAAGGCCATCAAACCCTTACCAAAGAGTATCAGTCGCTAAATGGTGACCAAATTTTTTGCTGCTAAATCGTGACCAAACTTTTGGTTGCTGATGAAATCAGTGGCTAAACTGGTCGCCAATGCCTTATTTGAAAATCTAAAATCAGACGCTAAATCAgtcactaaatcggtcgctattcctaatcttataattatatatttttattaatttcacATTTACCACTATTAAAACTtaattttcataaataattatattttcacaaaatataaaaagaatcaaACGTAgatgaattttttaaataaatgctAAAAACATTCACAATGTCtacatagaaatataaaatttaaaatattaaaaatttctaaataCATCAAATTTATGATCCACAATCTAGAATAAAACATGGTAAAAATAATCCATAAACAACATAACGCTGCTCTATTCAATATCTACACTTAGACCAAGCAACTGCATCTATCTGAGCTTGTACACTCCGGTATAACTCGAGCCTCTTTCAAGGACACCATGTCTTCCCATGATCGTAGGATCCTGATTCAGCAATGATGATAACCACTTTTGCCGTAAAACAATATATCAAGATCAAATGAATGAACCTCGATGCATTCAATTCAAAACAACACATCAAAGAGCATGAatgaaagagcgaaactctcgcgcgatctagaatttttgcaaataaattcgcgttgtaagtatagcttctagaccgacaagaattccttctttacaaaagttttgtttgtcacttaagcaaacccaataaaattgataactgagtatttaaacctcgggtcgtcttctcaaggaattgcagggaggtatgacttattattagctatggaaaaggtagaattttgggtttttaaaataaggaacaggtaatttaaatgacaagaaaaaaaattaataataataaaatctcttggcaaggtataagaatttggaatttctatcttagttatccttatcagatgtgatgagaattgggttttaatcccacttagttaaatcaagtggactaattagcttgatcctcaagtcctagtcaattcctatgggaagactagctttagagcgatctagatcaattagtaatctgccaatttcaaccactgctgagtttgataactcaagtgttaccaattacttaaccagagccaaaaagaaaaataaatctaaattaaattaaaagcattcataaatagaataaaacaatcataaactgaaatacctcaaataatattaattaagaaaatcataacatgaatgtagtataagccaaattgaaaagataaataataattaataaaaatagaaaataaataagaggaacattgaacctattaagaagaagaaataatcctaaatcctaaaactaaatcctaagagagaggagagaacctctctctctaaaaactacatctaatcctaaaattatgaattatgaaagcgtgatgatgaatggatgcattcccccactttatagcctctaatctgtgttttctgggccgaaaactgggttaaaaacaatccaaaaatcatccccagcgatttctgttacgttcaggtcgcggcaaagtgacgcagaggcgtcgtccacgcgtttgcgtggattgcattttcgccaggtcacgcgtccgcatgatccacgcgttcgcgtcgcctggtgtcggggcagctatggcaaattatatttgcgaagccccggacgttagctttccaacacaactagaaccattTCATTTGGatctatgtagctcaagttatgaccgtttgagtgcaaagaggtcaggctggacagcttagcaacttcttcaacttcttgtattccttccacttttgcatgcttcctttctatcctttgagtcattcctaccctgtaatctctgaaatcacttaacacacatatcaaggcatcgaatggtaataatagaggattaatattagcaaattaggaccaaagaaaacatgttttcaatcatagcacaaaatcagaaaggaaaatgtaaaaccatgcaaatagtatgaataagtgggtaagaacttaataaaaaccactcaaatgagcacaagataaaccataaaatagtgatttatcaacctccccacacttaaacattagcatgtcctcatgctaatctcaagagaagctataaaggggtgaagaggaatgatagagagtatgcaatgcaacctatgaatgtaactatatGGAGAATGatttttcctacttggttaaaagtaaataaatcttttaagaacaaatatgaactggatttcactaattcaactcataaaaatgaagtacaaatagatttgtaaaagaaaatagcttgtgaaagccgggaacaaagaatcgagcatcgaaccctcactggaagtgtatgcactctaatcactcaagtgtcttaggttcgattctctcaattctctactaaccttgctttctaagacttgctcttcatatgcattgctttcaccacttactttgggacattttgtcccctttttgcttaattactcttttttttcacttattttattatatatatatatatatatatatatatatatatatatttcttttatttttctcaatgcatatgattaaattattggatgcatgaagcatgtcctaaacatttttttcacattttcagaaaattctaacatactcaattctcaaaccaaatgtttccaaactcattttcccacacttaaatcgtgagcactctcactagtctaagctaaccaaggattcaaattaaggacattattgttttccacttagagttaatgatgtgctaaagtaaagaacaaagggggtaaaataggctcaaattggtttgcaagggataatgaagggttaaggccatatgggtatgtgagctcagtgaaacaaaggcctctatcatataagtgtatgcatacatcaaacaatggaaatatagaattaagcaagacaaagatcataattttagagagaaaaacacacaccaaaaataaaatattggttgataaaatgcaaccaattaaataggctcaaaatctcacaggttttgtgtgttcgagctctaaaaccatgctccagtataatatttcttaaaacaagtttaacaaaaaattttaattcaaattagtgaaatattataaaaagtttcttgaaaaagaaattattactttaaccaagtggtaaaatatgcccaaaatcaaacaaatatgtaaTCAAACctacaaatgcaacaatgaacaaacaaagaaaataaaacattggtgttgagacaggaaggtactaacccacggagatcggtatcgacctccccacacttaaagattgcaccatcctcggt is a window encoding:
- the LOC107637872 gene encoding serine/threonine-protein kinase Aurora-1-like, with translation MCGTLDYLPPEMVESIEHDASVDIWSLGVLCYEFLYGVPPFEAKEHSDTYRRIVQVDLKFPPKPIVCLLLQRTSSVRCWSRTLLNVYLYTNFLNTLGLFRMWSLLVYIGAKKALSNSL